Part of the Phocoena phocoena chromosome 8, mPhoPho1.1, whole genome shotgun sequence genome, tacatatataatatattttatatttacatgtatatatggatatgtatacacatacacacatatacatagggTAGATTGTGGGTGGGTACATTTTTCAGTTCCCAGTTTTCAGATAAGAAATCTGAGGCTTGAAGAAGTTGAGCCAGGAAGTAGTGGAGCTGGGACATGAACCCAATCCTATCTGACCCTGGAGCTCAAGCTCTCTCACCATCATGCTTTACTGCCTCCCAGTGAATGAGCTGTTTAAAAGTACTCATGGAGGGCTTGACTAGTTGCTGCCATtgagagagatggaaagataaaaaGCCACAGTCAcacaagaaggaaaatgatagatGCTGGTGAAAGGCACATGGGTGTGATTAGGAGCCTGAGGGGGTCGTTTTTATCTTGGAGGGTCAtaggaggcttcctggaggaagaagcATTTGACGAGAAAGGATGGGGGCAGATTCTGGGCGTGCAGGAGGGAAGGAGTGCCAGGCTGAGAGAGCTCTGGGGCACAAGAAGAGGAGGCCCACATAGAGACACAGCTGCAAGGGCCTTCACAGATCATTTTATCTGGTCCTCAGTGTCCACCCACCCATCTGTACACTGCTGGATTCCAAATTTATATACCCAGTCTTGACCATTCCCCTAATTGCCAAACTCTTTTTCTATTCAGTTACATGGCaaataggcatctcaaacttgACATGGCCAAAACAGGCCTCCTGatctcccctccctgccacacacacCCACTCCAAGCTGCTCCTCTCCGAATCTTTCTTGGTCTTTGGCACTGCCAACCACCAGTTGCTCAGGCCCCAAGTTGCAgcctcatccttccttcctccctttccccacatccaatccatgagcacatcCCATCAGCTCTATCTATAAAGCACACCCTGAATCAGGCCTTATCTTACCACCTCCCTGCTACCCCCTGGTCATGGCCACCGCTATTACTCACCTGGATGAGTACAACAGCTTCCTCACGGCTCTCCCTACTCCTTCTGAAGTTCCATAGGGGAGAagccttctttgcctcttccagcttctggtggttccaGACATTCTTTGGTTTGAGGCTGCctatctctgcttctgtcttcacatgaccttcttctttgtgtcttctcttcCCATTACTAGCGACCTCCTCTTATTGGTCATTGGACTTAGGGCCCACCTGGACAATCCAGGATGATTTAATCTTGAGATTCTTAACCTAATTACATCGgcaagaccctttttccaaataaggacaCATTCACAGACTATGGGTGGACTTATCTTTTAGGGAgctaccattcaacccactatagAGGtgaataccagaaaaaaaaaataacagctcaAAGAGTTTAAATTGAATTTAAACTTTAGTCCTCCAGTGAGTGATTACTTTTCAAAGCACAGAAGACTCTTGGCCCACACCTACCTGCTGTTTCAGCACTGACCGTTCATGCATCACTTCAAAAGTCATTCTGAGGAGTGAGCGTCTGCATTGTACTTGCTGCAAGGCTGCCTTGAGGCTGTGGATCTCCAGCCTTGCTGCAGCCTCAAACCTACCAGATCCTCTCTGCCCACTGTAGGGGCATTGCCACTGCCGCAAAAGGTTCAAAATTGTTTCCTTCTAAAGAAATGGTCTCCCCAGAGAAAGCCAGCTGCTAGTGCtgataaaaggagaaagaagggatcCAAGAAAGTGCCGGTTGTCACCCAGTGTGATGGGCAGCCTCTAAGATAGATGTCCCCCAACGATCCTGCCTTCTGGGTTTTATGCCCTTGTGGAATCTTTTCTTCTTCAGCATGGGCTGGATCTAGTGAGTTGTCTCTACTCAATAGAATATAGTAAAAGTGACAGGATGTCATGTCTGAAATTAGGTTacaaaaagactgtggcttctgtATTGCTCACCTTTTTTCACTCTCTAGCTTACTTGCTCTGAGGGAAGCAGCTGCCATGTTGAGCGGCCCTGTGGAGAGGCCCAAGTGGCAAGGAAATAATATCTCCAACCCACAGCCTATAAGAAcctgagggggacttccctggtggtccagcagttaagactctgcgctcccagtgcagggggcccaggtttgatccctagttagggaactagatctcgtGTGCTGCATCTAAAGACcctgcacagccaaataaataaataaatattaaaaagaaaagaaaaagaacctgagGTCCTCAGTCCAACAGCCCTCCAGAAACTCAATCCTGCCAACAACCTTGTGACTAAGCTTGGGGGTGGACCTTCTGAGGCCCGCAGACAGCCACACGAGTGAGCTTGGATGTGGATCCTCCCActtgagccttcagatgattgCAGCCCCGGACAACACTTAGATTGGAGCCCGTGAGACACCCTGAGCCAGGGGTACCTGCTAAGCTATGCCCAGATTCCCACTCCACAGGGACTGAGATGATACATGTTTGTTgattaagccactgagttttggactaatttattatgcagcaatagatacaCCCAGATACAGATTTCTAGGATATGTTCAACCATGTGGAAGGCTTCTGCTACAGTGGTAGCTGTGTTTACAGTTTGGGAATTCACAGATATTAGCTCATCTCCCTTAAAAATCTACAACACCTCCTTGCACTCCTTTGATTCtgtctgtatttttaaacaaacataatATCACACTATAGTGACAGTTGCACATTCTATTTTTTCTGCTTGATATGTCAGAAGCATTTTCTCACCTTACTAAATATTCTTCAAAGCATTCTTTGTTCTTAGCATCTGTTCAGGGTGTGAATGTACCAACGTCAATTAAGTGACTCCCCTCTCTTGTTTTGAGCTTAAAGTAGGGTTTTACCTTCTTGGGTCACATCTATGGGCATGTTTCGGCTCCTCCATTCCGGGCCTACAGGGAAGGTTCTGGGAAGGTAGAAGGCAGGATCACCTGTGGTTAAGTGCTCCTAAAAGTTACATTGACCCTATACCATttcctagctatgtgaccttaacACCTCTGGGCTTCACTTTCCCCTTCCAAACAGAGGGGTAATAAGTATATCTACCTTGCAGAGTTATTAGAGTCATCGTTGAGTTAACCCGAGTTAAACACAGAGTGCCTGACAAATTTTAGGGTATACAGACACAAGCCAGACCACAGCATCCTCATCTCCCTGTGAGCCCTGGAGCACCGTACATCATATCGACTCTTGTCCCAGACCTCCAACCGACAGCATCTTGGCTTCCctaccaccagtctgttctccctGAACCTACTGGTGACCCCGTCTCTGCAGCCATCCACAATCCTGTGGCCATGACACCTCCTCTTACTGCATGAGTCCAAGCACTTCCATCCCATCtcgaggcctcagtttcctcatctgcagtaTGGGAAGGGGGGTTGGATTAGGAGGTCTACGAGGGATCACCCACCTCTGAGATTCTAGACTGTTCCCTCTTCTTGCAAAGGCCCTTTGGTTTCAGTAGTGCAAAGTACAGCCAGAGCTTTAAACAACTAACCAAAGCAAAAAGAATTGGACAACACTTTATTTACCATAAAGTCTAGGTACCAAGACTTGTACTCAGCATCCTGGAGTTTGTCAGATACTAGCATAGTGTCTGTTTACATGTGTGTGAAAATCTGGGTGAAGAGCTGGAGTTTCTCATCTCAGGCCCCTTACAGTGTTTGTCCTGAGTCTGAGTGAGAagccaccaccccccaccccacccccatccccaagcAGGCGCTACAGCTGAGCTCCCACCTAGCCCCAAGCCCCTGCTCTTCCAGCTGCCATCAGGCCAAAGAGCAATGAGGGGCACTGCTCAGAGGGGCCTGAGGGTAATGAAGGCCTGAGGGCTGCACAGGGATGGGGGTGCTGCCGGAGAAGACACAGTTCTCACCGCGGCCAGGTTCAAGTCCAGCACTTGCTTAAACATAACTTTGCACCTGGTCCTTCCCTCATTCTTTCCACCTGCCTTTTATGCATGACATGAATGCTCTCAGAAGTCCACCCACCATGGCCCATGGAGTTATTGGGGAGTAGCCTGGAGAGCTAACCCTTGGCAATGTCCCCAAGGTCATGGTATGGCTATGGGTACTCAGCATGTAGAAATCCCAGGGGCGGACTGCTCCAGGCTTGTCCCCAACTCCAACCCACAGGTTCAGTTCTTTGGCActgaaaataacagaaagaatTCACTTCTGGGCTCCTGcctggcccctccccacccaggcttGGACTCTGGACCAGCCTCAGAGAGGGCAAGGTTTCAGAGACTGCAAGGCTCTGTGGCCCTGGGAATCACAAAGCAGAAGGGagagcccctccccactcccagcactTAAGCCTCTCACACTAGTTCTCAGTTTCTAGGACTTCAGCCCCTGCGGTGCCTGGGCCATGACCCCACTAGGAGGAGGAGCAGATCGTGGTGTTTCAGGTCCCAAgaaaggctgtgtgaccttagccaAGTCATCTGGCTTCTCTGAGCgtgtctccttcccactcctGAAAAACAGACTGACAGTCTGGATTCTGCAGGATGACCATGAGGTTGAAATAAGAAAGTAGCGGTGACAGGACCTGGCAGAGTGGTGGGCACACAGTAACGGCTTCCTTTCCCTGGTGAAATACTGGTTCAGCTGGCCAGCCAATAAAGGCAGCTTCCAGTGGCAACAGAGGAGATGCCCACGTGCTGAGGCTGCTTCCTGAGTCCAAGGAAGGGGCCAGCCCAGCTCTGGGGGCCAGGTTAGAAGTAGACTTGAGCAGAGGAGAGCAAGGGGAAGGCCAGAGGGGGTGGGGCCCTTGCTGATCCGTTGCGGGGGAAGCAGGCTTTATGCTCCCTGCCCTGCAGAAAGCCCAGCCCCAGAGGAGCTGAGGGGCTGTGGGTTGAGGATGCCAGCTTCCCCCTGGTGGGGTGCTCCAGCCCGAGGGACTGTAGAGGGGGAGGttgggctggggggctgggcagGAAGGTGCTGAGCTTGGAGGAAGACCTCAGCAGGCCAGAGCCAGTGGGCGAGGCAGATTGGACAGGGCTAAGGGACGGCTGGGCAGAGGATGCAGTGACAGGGGCGGGACCAAGGGACAGTGAGGGCAGAGGGGACAAGAGGAGGCCAGGGGAACCATGAGGCTGTGGATCTGGAGAGAGCTGCAGAGCCATCGGAGAGGAGACCGGGGTCTGGAACGGGCCTGGCTGTTCCTGGCAGCCATGTTGTCCAGGGCACACGGGGCCTGGGGGCCACTCAGCCTGGCCCCAGTGACCAGGGGACACCGGAGCCAAGCAGGAGGCACAGTCCATGGGGCACAGGCGCTCATGCATGTGCAGGGTCCGACTCCACCACGCCAGCTCAGCCTGAAGGGCCTGGATCTCCTTCCTCAGGGTGTGGTTGTGTTTCTCCAGTGACTCATGCTGCTGGGGGGAGAAGCAGATGGGTGGGGAGCGTTATGTCAGCCAGAATCAGGGGCCCAGCAAGAGCCCTATTTCCCAATCCCCCAGGGTCCTCGATTTAGGAGGAAGGATGCCACCGCCGTCTGAATGCCCTTTGGCTACTCTCTGGCCAGCCTTCCGTAACACCAGCAAGTCCCCCCAACTCACCCACCTGTTAGGGCTCAGATCTGCCTGCTCTCCATCCCTGCTGCCAGGTCCCTGAGCTAGTCAGCCTGGGAGCTCCACCAGCCTCCTAACTGGCGTGCCCCCCAAACCACCCAGATCTCTTGGCCCAGAGGAGACATTCAGTGATTGCGTCGTTAATCGAACATTGAAGCCCTTTAAAGTCTCTAATGACTCCCTGTGCATGGTGGCCCCAGTTCACACCTCCAGTTTTATCTCTCCGACTTCTCTTGATGCCCCTACTTCCTGTTCCCCATATGGACGCTGCTTCCTTGCCACAATTCCGTTCTCCCTTGCCTGGACGCTTCCAGCACCCCCATCCTCAGGCTAATCCTGACACGGCCTTTTTGTGACAACTTAGATGTCCTCTGTCCTGGACACCTCTAGGCGGCTTAGTGCCACTGCCAGACCACCCCAGTGCCCAGAACTTTCCCACTGAGGCACCGTGGCCGGAGTCCAGGGTCATGTCTTACAGGTTGGTAGCACAGGTGTGTTCTGTTCCGCATTTAGGTTCTGTTCTGCTGAACCCTGGGTTCTGTCCCAGTGGGACAGCAGTTCTAAACAACCATTTATGATGACAGCAATGGTGGAAAACGCAGAAGGAACTTTATTTCCACAGCTCATCAGGCTCAGTGACTTCCTttggccccctcccccacctaccCCCCTTTAtggacactttttaaaagaagaagctGCAAGGGTGTTTCGCATTAAAATGTTGCTTAAGCCATGGACTCAAAGTTCTAACAGGCCTCAAAGCCACCTGCAGCCCCACTCCCAAGCTAGTTTCTGCCGTGGAATGtggagacattttaaaaacatgtcattAGGTCACCCTTCACCTAAATTCTCCAAAGGCTTCAATTCACCTCCAGAAATTGAGTCACTCGCCCCTCACtcattcgttcactcattcattcattcgccaCCTTCAggctgctcaaatgtcacctcctccgggACGGCTTCCCTAGTTAGGTTTCTATCACCCCACGTGCCGcagtcccttccctcttccctgcttTACTTTTTACCAAAGCACGTATCACCATCTGATACCCCAAATACCTCATAGGTCATTTATTTGTCCGGCACCCCCCATGAAAATACGAGCCCTGGGGAGGGTGAGCTGGGCTTTTGTCTGCTGTCATCACAGCTGTATCTCCAATGCTTAGAATTGTGCTTACCACACAGGAGATACTCAATAGGCATTtctggaaggaaggaataaacgAACGCATGAAGTCTCTACCACTGCCAGGCAGGCGCCATCCTGGGCATCAGTCCTCATTCTCATGCATTCTACAGGGTGCTACTCTCTTATGGCCACGCCAGCCCTATTTCACTTGCCTGAAATGCCTTTTCTTACCTTCATCCATTTggaaaactcctattcatccctgAAAACCAGTTCAGGCTTCATCTCTATACCACCTTGACCCAACTACCCGTGTGTCGCTCCCACCTATGTGTTCCCAAAGCACTTTACCCTGACTCCATCATTCGCTCCACAGGGAACTATTGAGTCCCTTCTATTTGTCAGGCACTGGTCCAGGTGATGGGGAAGCAGCAGGGAACAGAataggtccctgccctcagagtgCTTACAGTCTGGTGAGGAAGACAAGCAGTGATCACATCTAAATATGTGATAGAAAGTCAGTACtaaccagaaaaataaagccGAGTAATGGGAGAGGTCTCTTTAGATCAGATGTTTAGAAAGACCACCTCCTTCTGAGGACGTGACATTTGAACCAACAACCAGAAAGAAGTGAGGATCTAGCTAGGCTGCTGTCTGAAGGTAGACGGAGCAGCCAGGGGGAGCCCCTGAGGCTGGATGTGCTTGGCCAGTGAAGGAACGGAGAGAACAGGGTGTAGGATGTTAGGAGAGGGCAGTGGACAGGTGGGGGCGGGGTTACAGAGAGTGTAGGGCCTTGGGGTGTGGAGGGCTCTGAATGTTACTCATTGCTATAAGGACTAACAGGTATGCAGCCCTCCCAAAGGCCAGGTCCTGAACCCAGCCTAATCGAGCCCCTGGGATGGAACTGGTGGTGTCCTTTCTCTCTGCATAGAGGTAGAAGGGAAGCTCCAAGGTCAGGTTACCATCCAAGGTGAAGAGGCAAGTGTGAGTTGAGCACCCCCCTTCCCATCGGGCTCCTTTGCCTTCTCTAGTCTCCACAGGGGTCCTGCCCGCGGGCAGGGATTATTGTCCCCGTTTTCACATGAGGACAGTGAAGCTCAGTGAAGGAAGTGACTTGCAGCTAATGAGTGCCCCAGCTGGGACTCGAAAGCCAGCCCATCTTAACCCTGAACCAGTTTCTCACAGCGTGGTCTTGGCCAAACCCATCAGAACCCGTCCATCAGAGTGCAGCACCTCCGGAGGTGggtcctgggtggggaggggccaggagcTGCATTGTAACCAGTGCCTCAGCTGGTCACTGAGCCAGGTTTTCCCTGTTTGCCTCCCTCCTTGTCTCCTCCCCCTAAATTGGGGGTGCCTTGAGGGTAGGCCCGGGCTGAGGACGCACTGTCGTGTCCCTGGAGCCCAGCGTGTGTCTGGCACACGGTTTCTACTCAACACCCAGGAATTTCCAAATCTCAGTTGCaaagcccttccctcctcccaaacTCAGGCCCCCTGGCACATACGGCAGTGCAGGGGGAACTGCTCATAGGCGGGACAGAGAAGAGGTGGCCAGGCCAGGTAAGTGACATCAGGAATGGGAAGGGAGGCATCCCCCACCTGGTGCAGGGCATCCGCCTTGTTCGTGTGCTTCTGCCGGCTCCTCTGGGCGGCCGCACGgttattctgtttcttcttcagcTGCCTCTGATGTTCCTCAGGGTCCTGTAGGGAGACAGGCCAAAAGCTCAGGGGTCCTGGCAGGGGCTGGCCAGCTGTAAAGCCATACCCTTCTTGAATCAAGTCCCCGAGGGTCCCCCTCCTCCTCGAAGCCCTCTCTGGCTCCCTCGGTGTCCACACACCCCATCGCAGACACAGCACTCCTCGGTGGATTGCCAGCCTCACCCGCGTGTCCTGCTCACAGCTCACGATGGGACAGCACAAGcgaggattcaaacccagacaggaCCGACTTCACACCCACCGTCTCCTTATCAGCCGTGCTACTCTGGGCAGATCACTCACTTCTCTGTGCCCAGCTACCTGATCCATACAGTGGAGGCACCAGCGCCTTCCTCGCAGGACATAAAGCAGGCAGGGGTTAATAAAAGTCAGCCGCTCTTGTTCTGATTGCTATTACTTCCACGGTCGAGGTGTTGATTTCTCTAGCCATGAGCTCTGTCTGTAAGGGCAGGGCGGGGGTTCTGATTTCACTCCATATTCCCATGCCTAGCTCAGGCCCAAAGCTGATATTCACTTACgcaacaaatatttcttatgcacctactatgtgacaCACACTGAGCTATGGGgacacagcaacaaagaaaagaggcaaaactTCCCGCCCTCAAGTTGCTTGCATTCTAGGGGGACAGCAGCCTAGAATGGGTGAATCGAGTCCCTTCTGATAGAAGAGTGGACTCAAAGGTTGACAGCTGTGACCCTCCCCCTACACTGGGGTTCATGAAACTTAGATGAAATGTTTAATCCAAATGCCCAGGGCTCTGGAAGGTCAGACAAGAGGGAACATTGGAGACCCCACAGCCCAACTCACCCTCCCACAGGTCACTCTGGGAGGTGTGTTCTGAGTGTAGGGATCTCAGGCAAGACCCTGGCCTCCCTGGTGGAGGACTCTGTGCTCCTAGGTTCATGGCCATAGCAGGCCCCTTCCTGGTGATGCGGGGACTGAGAGACTGGAGCCTGGAGGAAAGACCTGCAGAGAGAGAAGTGGGTGGGCCTCTGGTATCTGGGTCCTGGGAGAGAGGCAAGGTTCCAAGGGAACCATGGCTAGAGAACTcggggaggaa contains:
- the BATF2 gene encoding basic leucine zipper transcriptional factor ATF-like 2, translated to MHLCGADGPLIRMDPEEHQRQLKKKQNNRAAAQRSRQKHTNKADALHQQHESLEKHNHTLRKEIQALQAELAWWSRTLHMHERLCPMDCASCLAPVSPGHWGQAEWPPGPVCPGQHGCQEQPGPFQTPVSSPMALQLSPDPQPHGSPGLLLSPLPSLSLGPAPVTASSAQPSLSPVQSASPTGSGLLRSSSKLSTFLPSPPAQPPPLQSLGLEHPTRGKLASSTHSPSAPLGLGFLQGREHKACFPRNGSARAPPPLAFPLLSSAQVYF